GTTGCGCGAACAGCATGCGCGTGCCGATGGCGCCGGCTCGCCGGTCTTGAAACCATACCTTGGACATGGTTTCAAAACCGGCCTGCGGACCCGTTCCTGAGCGTTCCACGGCATCTGGCCGCCGGTTTAGAGACCATCTGTTAGCCGTGGATCGCGTAGAGCGTGCCGCTGGCCGAGCCGACCAGCAGCGTGCCGTCGGCCGTGAGCGCCGGATAGCTGTCCACCGTACCGCCGGTGTCGACGTCGAACAGCTTCGTGCCGGCGAAGCTGTAGCCGAGCACGTGGCCGCCCTTCGTCCCGAAATAGGCGTTGCGGTCGCGATCCACGGCCGCGGCCGTCCAAACTTCATCGCCGCCCTGGTAGCGCGCCACCAGGCTGCCGTCTGCCGCGTGCACCACGTTCATGAAGCCGTTGTGGTCGCCGAAGTAGGCGAGGCCGTCGGCCGTCACGACCGGCGAGGAGTAGGAGAGGCTGTTGCGTGGGTAGCGCCAGCGCACGCGGCCGTCGCGTCCCAGACCGTACTCGAACGCGTCGTTCGTGCCGAAGACGGCGACGCCCTCGCGGCTGACCGCGGGCGACACCTCCGTGCCGCTGTGGATGTCGAAGTGCCAGAGGATCGTGGCGTGGCGGCCGTCGTCACGCAGCGCCACGATGCGGTTGCCGATCGTCGTGTAGATCGTGCCGTCGTCGCCCAGCGCCGGGCTGCCGAAGCTCGTGTCGTGCGTGCCCAGGCTGCTGACCCAGCGCTCGCGCAGGCCATCGGCCAAGAGATCGAAGGCATGCAGGCGGCCGTTCATCTCCATGATGTAGAGGCGGCCGCCCGCGCCGACGAGCGGCGAGAGCACGAAGCTCTCGAAGCGTCGCTGCCAGCGCAGCCTGCCGGCGGCGTCGAGCGCGAAGAGCGTGTCGTGCGGCCCCGGCCAGAGTACCGAGCCGTCGCTCAGCACGGCCGGCGCGGTGGAGAGGTCGCTGCCGTAGCTGCCG
This genomic stretch from Dehalococcoidia bacterium harbors:
- a CDS encoding PQQ-binding-like beta-propeller repeat protein; amino-acid sequence: MAGPRHGDVRWTRKLEGAVTPGAVVGPDGTIYAASNGGVLHALDPRSGADRWSFDGGGSYGSDLSTAPAVLSDGSVLWPGPHDTLFALDAAGRLRWQRRFESFVLSPLVGAGGRLYIMEMNGRLHAFDLLADGLRERWVSSLGTHDTSFGSPALGDDGTIYTTIGNRIVALRDDGRHATILWHFDIHSGTEVSPAVSREGVAVFGTNDAFEYGLGRDGRVRWRYPRNSLSYSSPVVTADGLAYFGDHNGFMNVVHAADGSLVARYQGGDEVWTAAAVDRDRNAYFGTKGGHVLGYSFAGTKLFDVDTGGTVDSYPALTADGTLLVGSASGTLYAIHG